From Pseudomonas arsenicoxydans:
AACCGCTGGTCCTGCACGACATCGCCGAAGCGGTGGGCATGCACGAGTCGACGATTTCACGGGTGACCACACAGAAATTCATGCATACCCCTCGGGGCATATATGAACTGAAATACTTTTTTTCCAGCCACGTCAGCACCTCCGAAGGCGGCGAATGCTCGTCCACGGCGATCCGCGCAATCATCAAAAAACTGGTTGCGGCGGAAAATCAGAAAAAGCCGTTGAGTGACAGCAAGATCGCTGGTTTACTGGAGGCACAAGGCATTCAGGTGGCTCGCCGCACCGTCGCCAAGTACCGCGAATCCCTCGGGATCGCGCCTTCGAGCGAACGCAAGCGGTTGATGTAGAGCCACGCCACAGCGTTCCAGTGGTAGATCATCTGATCTACCGCTTTATGCACTGGCAACGAAGGAGAAGCTGTATGCAAGTCAACATCAGTGGACACCAACTGGAAGTGACCGAACCTCTTCGCACCTACATCGGCGAAAAACTCGAACGATTAGAGAGGCATTTCGACAAGATCACCAACGTGCAAGTCACGATGTGCGTCGAAAAGCTGAAGCAGAAAATCGAAGCCACGTTGCATATTCCCGGCAGCGAAGTGGTCGCGAACGCGGAACATACCGATATGTACGCGGCGATCGACTTACTGACCGACAAGCTCGATAAACAACTCAAAAAGCATAAGGAAAAGACCCAAAGCCTGCTCCAGGGCGCTACCGGTCGTTAACACTCCCAACCCATGATCCGACTTGAAAACATCCTGACCCCCGGCCGTTCTCTCGTGAACGTGCCGGGCGGCAGTAAAAAGAAAGCCCTCGAGCAAATTGCCAACCTGATCGCCCGGGAAGTGCCGGATCTGGAGATGCAAGATGTCTTCGAAGCTTTGATTGCCCGTGAAAAACTCGGTTCAACCGGTTTTGGCAACGGCATCGCCATCCCCCACTGTCGCCTCAAGGGCTGCACCTCGCCCATCAGTGCATTGATGCACCTCGACGCACCCATTGATTTCGACGCCATCGACGGCGCCCCGGTTGACCTGCTGTTCGTACTGCTGGTCCCGCAGGCCGCTACCGATGCGCACCTGGAGCTACTGCGCCAGATCGCCAGCATGCTCGATCGCAAGGAAGTGCGCGAAAAACTGCGCAGCGCCCCGAGTAATGAAGCCTTGTATCAGGTCGTCCTGAGCGAGCAAAACGGTCATTAATCATGCGCTTGATCATTGTCAGTGGCCGCTCCGGCTCAGGTAAAAGTACCGCACTCGATGTTCTCGAGGACAACGGCTACTACTGCATCGACAACCTGCCTGCCGGGTTGCTGCCGGAACTCGCCGAGCGCGCACTGATTCATACCGAACTCGCACAACCGCTGGTTGCCGTATCCATCGATGCCCGCAACCTGCCCAGTCATCTGTCGCGATTTCCGGAACTGCTGGAAGAAGTCCGCAGCCGGCACATCAAATGCGATGTGCTGTACCTGGACGCCGACGAAGAAACGTTGCTCAAACGGTTTTCGGAAACCCGCCGTCGCCACCCGCTCAGTACCGCCCACCGTTCGTTGGCCGAGGCGATTCAGGACGAAACCAGTTTGCTGGGGCCGATTGCCGACCTGGCCGACCTGAAAGTCAACACCACCAACCTGAACCTGTATCAGCTGCGCGACACCATCAAGCTGCGCCTGCTGAACCAGCCGGACAGCGGCACTGCATTTCTGGTCGAGTCGTTCGGATTCAAGCGAGGCATGCCGGTCGACGCAGACCTGGTGTTCGACGTGCGCTGCCTGCCCAACCCTTACTGGAAACCGGAGTTGCGCGAGCTGTCCGGGCTTGATCAACCGGTAGCCGAGTACCTGGCGGCGCAACCGGACGTCGAAGAGATGTTCCAGGACATTTCCTCCTACCTGCTAAAATGGCTGCCGCGCTTCGCCGCGAGCAACCGTGCTTATGTCACCATTGCCATTGGCTGCACCGGCGGGCATCACCGCTCCGTCTACCTGACCGAACGTCTGGGCCAGGTTCTGCAACAATCCCTGAAGAACGTCCAGGTCCGCCACCGCGACCTCAGCTAAAGGATTCACATCGCGATGCCTGCTCTGGAAATCGAAATCATCAACAAGCTGGGCCTACATGCCCGCGCGTCGGCAAAATTCGTTGGCGTTGCTGGTCAGTTCAAGGATTGCACGATCAGAGTGGGACGCACGCCAGAATCCACCGTCGACGGCAAAAGCATCATGGCCATGATGATGCTCGCGGCCGGCAAGGGCACGAAGATCCACCTCAGCACTGAAGGCGAGCAGGAACAGGAAGCGCTGGATGCCTTGGTGAAGTTGATCAACAACTACTTCGACGAAGGCGAGTAACACCGCCCCCTTTGTGCAGCATTGCTCCGACAAGGCGCTGTGCAAGACGCAATAAAAAAGGCGCGTCACCCAATCGGGTGACGCGCCTTTTTTTGCGCAGCGATAAGCGTTAGCTACCGGCCACGGTCATCCGCTCGATCAACACCGAGCCAGTACGAATGTTGCTGCGCAGCTCCAGGTCATTACCCACCGCAACGATCTGCTTGAACATGTCGCGCATGTTGCCGGCAATGGTCACTTCCTGGACCGCGAACTGGATTTCGCCGTTCTCGACCCAATAACCGGCCGCGCCACGGGAATAATCGCCGGTGACCATGTTCAGGCCCTGGCCCATCAACTCGGTGACCAGCAAGCCGCGCCCCATGCGGCGTAGCAATGCCGCCTGATCTTCGTCGCCATGGGTGACGAAGAGGTTGTGCACGCCGCCTGCGTTAGCGGTGCTTGGCATGCCGAGCTTACGGCCGGAATAGGTGCCGAGGATGTACGACACCAATTCGCCCTTTTCGACGAACGGCTTGGCATAGGTCGCCAGGCCATCACCGTCGAACGCCGAACTGCCCATGGCGCGCATCAAATGCGGACGTTCATCGATGGTTAGCCATTCCGGGAACAGCTTTTGCCCCAGGGTGCCTTCAAGGAACGACGATTTGCGATACAGGCTGCCGCCGGAAATCGCCGACAGGAAACTGCCGAACAAACCACCGGCCAGCTCCGCCGAAAACAGCACCGGTACTTCGCAAGTCGGCACCGGACGCGCGCCCAGGCGGCTCGCGGCGCGTTGTGCGGCGCGCTGGCCAATGCTCACAGGATCGGCCAGCAAATTGCCCTGACGGTTCACGTCATACCAGTAATCGCGCTGCATCTGCCCGTCGGCCTCGGCGATCATGACGCAGCTCAGGCTGTGACGAGTCGACGCATAGCCGCCGATAAACCCGTGGCTGTTGCCGTAAACCCGGCAGCCTTGATGGGTGCTGAGGGTCGTACCATCAGCATTCTTGATCCGGCTGTCGGCCGCAAACGCCGCCGCTTCACAGGTCAGCGCCTGCTCGATGGCCTGCTCCGGGGTAATGTCCCATTGGTGGAACAGGTCGAAATCCGGCAGATCCCGGGCCATCAACGCGGCATCGGCCAGGCCTGACGCTTCATCTTCCGAGGTGTGCTTGGCGATGGCCAGCGCCGCAGCGACGGTTTCGCGAATGGCTTCCGGGCCACTGGCCGATGTACTGGCCGAGCCTTTGCGCTGACCAACGTACAAGGTGATGCCAAAGCCCTGATCGCGGTTGAATTCGACGGTTTCGACTTCGCGCTGACGCACCGAAGTGGACAGGCCCTGCTCCAGCGACACCGCCACTTCACAGGCACTGGCGCCCTGGCGCTTGGCTTCAGCGATGATCTGCTCGACTTGTTCTTGCAGTGCCGGCAACGCTTGTGGGCCGACGCTTTCAACTGCACTCATGCTGTTCTCCACTCAAATTCTGCTTTCGGCTAGGGCCTTCGAGCGACCGGGCCGGACAAGCGGCCCCCGACTGGTTATCATGGCGGCGTTTCTTTGCGGACGGCCACCATGGTTGATTCTTACGACGACTCCCTCGATACGGGAGAAAAAAGCAAATCCCAGGTCAAACGCGAGCTTCATGCTCTGGTTGACCTCGGCGAGCGCCTTACAACGCTCAAGCCTGACTTGCTGGCAAAACTGCCGCTGACCGACGCTATGCGCCGGGCACTGGCCGATGCGCCCAAGCACACCGCGAATATCGCGCGTAAACGGCACCTTATGTTCATTGGCAAACTGATGCGCGATCAGGACACTGACGCCATTCTGTCCTTGCTCGATCAACTCGATGCCTCCACCCGGCAGTACAACGAACGTTTCCACGGTCTGGAACGCTGGCGCGATCGTTTGATCGCGGGCGACGATGCAGTCCTGGAGAAGTTCGTACTCGACTACCCGGAGGCTGATCGTCAGCAGTTGCGCTCCCTGATCCGTCAGGCCCAGCACGAACTGGCGACCAACAAGCCTCCGGCATCGAGCCGTAAAATCTTCAAATACATCCGTGAGCTGGACGAGACTCAACGCGGCCTGCGTTGATGCTCGAATCGGGTGAGTCGCCAAGCGGCTCACCCGAAGCTCCATCCTGTTTACGATCCTGTGCCACCCACAGTGATCGCATCGATTTTCAGCGTTGGCTGGCCGACACCCACCGGCACCGACTGCCCATCCTTGCCGCATGTCCCCACACCGCTGTCCAGCGCCAGATCATTGCCGACCATCGACACCTTGCTCATGGCTTCCGGGCCGTTGCCGATCAACGTCGCGCCTTTGACCGGGGCGGTAATCTTGCCGTCTTCGATCAAGTACGCCTCGCTGGTGGAGAACACGAACTTGCCGCTGGTGATGTCTACCTGGCCACCACCGAGGTTAGCGCAATAGATGCCGCGCTTTACCGAGGCAATGATTTCCGCCGGGTCGCTTTCGCCCGCCAGCATGTAGGTGTTGGTCATGCGCGGCATCGGCAAGTGCGCGTAGGATTCACGGCGGCCGTTACCGGTGCGGGCAACGCCCATCAGACGTGCATTGAGCTTGTCCTGCATGTAGCCCTTGAGTACGCCGTTCTCGATCAGCGTGGTGCACTCGGTCGGGGTGCCCTCGTCGTCGACGCTCAGGGAGCCGCGACGGCCTGCCAACGTACCGTCATCGACGATGGTGCAGAGCTTGGACGCGACCATCTCGCCCATGCGCCCGCTGTAGGCGGAACTGCCCTTGCGGTTGAAGTCGCCTTCCAGGCCGTGACCGACCGCTTCGTGCAGCAGCACGCCGGACCAGCCCGACCCCAACACCACCGGCAACGTACCGGCCGGCGCCGGAATCGCTTCAAGGTTGACCAGCGCCTGACGCAACGCTTCACGGGCGTACCCCATGGCACGGTCATCGCTGAGGAAATAACGGTAATCGGTCCGACCGCCACCGCCATGACCACCGCGCTCGCGGCGACCGTTCTGCTCGACGATCACGCTGACGTTAAAGCGCACCAACGGCCGTACATCCGCCGCCAGACCGCCATCCGTCGAGGCCACGAGGATTCGCTCCCAGACGCCGGCCATGCTCACGGTCACTTGCTGAATACGCGGGTCGAGGGCGCGCGTCGCGACGTCGATGCGTTTAAGCAACTCGACTTTCTCGGCGCGCGTCATCACTTCCAAAGGATTGTCCGGCCCATATAACTGGGCGACATCAGCCGTGGTGAACGCCTGCACCGTGCCATTTTGCCCGGCGCGCGAGATCGAGCGCGCAGCACGTGCCGCCGCGCCCAAGGCTTCCAGCGTGATCGCATTGCTGTAGGCAAATCCGGTTTTTTCACCCGATTGCGCACGAACGCCGACGCCCTGATCGAGGTTGAAGCTGCCTTCCTTGACGATCCCGTCTTCCAGCGCCCAGGACTCGGAGATCTGTCCCTGGAAATACAGGTCGGCGGCATCGATGCCCGGGCCGGCCAGATCGCCGAGTACACCTTGCAGGCTTTCGATGGTTACGCCGCCGGGCGCCAGGAGGTGTTCACTGACTGAGGACAACAACTCGCTCATATGCTTTACGCCTTAAATTCATCGTTCTGAGGCAGGTCGCTGGGCGCCCTGCGAGAAAAAGCGCCGGTGACTGGACACCGGCATCCGCGCCCTGATGGACGCCTGTTCGCTGCTATCGCGTTCGGCCAGCAGCACGGCCTCGCCTTGATCCTGTTGCGCCAGCACGCGGCCCCAGGGGTCGATGATCGCGGCATGGCCAAAGGTTTCTCGCGGCCCCGGATGCGTCCCACCCTGAGCGGCCGCGAGTATGTAACATTGAGTCTCGATGGCCCGTGCGCGGATCAGCACATCCCAATGCGCAGCGCCGGTTACCGCCGTAAAAGCCGATGGCGCGGTAATCAACTGCGCGCCGCCAGCCCGTAATTCGCTATACAGTTCCGGGAAACGCAGGTCATAACACACCGTCAGGCCAACCCGGCCGACGGGCGTATCGGCTAACACCACGCCGCTGCCATAAGCATAGTCATCGGACTCGCGATAACGCCCCCGATTGTCCGCAACGTCCACGTCGAACAGGTGCAGCTTGTCGTAACGCGCCACGGTCTCACCCTGGTCGTTCACCAACAGCGAGCAGGCATGCACCTTGGCCGTCGGTTGATCCAGCGGCGGCAACGGCAATGTGCCGGCCACTATCCATAACTTGAGGTCGCGGGCGGTCTGTTTCAACCAGGGCAGGATCGGGCCTTCACCCAAGGCCTCGGCGCGACCGATGTCGGCAATGTCGCGACGGCCCATGGCGGCGAAGTTTTCTGGCAGCACCACAAGCTGTGCACCACCGGCTGCTGCCTGCTCGAGCAGATGGCGGGCCCGGGCGAGATTGGCCAGCACATCGCTCTGGCTGACCATTTGAATCACCGCAAAAGACATGGCCTTTTCCTAATCTGGAATCAACACATACCTGTAGGAGCTGTCGAGTGAAACGAGGCTGCGATCTTTTGATCTCGATCCTAAAAAACAAAATCAAAAGATCGCAGCCTCGTTTCACTCGACAGCTCCTACGAGGAACTTACGGCCATGCTACTCCATCGGCCTGAAGCGTGGCGCTGTCAAAAAGGTTTGTCGTAGGTGATTTTCGGCTCTTTCCACGGACCTTTGACCGTGTATTTGACGCTGGCGAAACGTGCCACACGGTCTCCGATCAACTTGTCGATCAGGAACAGCGCGCCGCCAATTGCCGGTGCGCCGACGATCAACGCGGCAATCGGCAGGTTGTTGGTCACCGGCAACGTCACCAGCAACTTGGCATCGATCTGGTCACCGACAAGGTTCAGCGTGCCGTTGAGCTCAACATTGCTTGAAGGACCGGTCATCTGGATGGGCTCCTTGGTCACGTAAACGCCGTTGGTCGCGACCAGCAGGCCTTTGACCCGGTCATAACTCAGGCCTTTGCCAAACAAGTCGGAGAAGTCCAGGCGCAGACGGCGACCGATGGAGTTGAAGTTGAGCAGGCCGAAAACCCGCAGGGCCTGGGCACCGCCCTCGACCTCAACGAACTGGCCTTTGCTCAGCGATGCATCCAGGGTGCCGGAGAAACGCTTGCTCGCCAGCCAGGCCGGGGAGCCCGTCCAGCGACCGTCGACGTCCATACGAAACTCTTCGCTGGTGACGCTCGGCGCAAAACCCCAGCCTTTGAGTACATCGGCAAGGTTCTTGCCGCTGATTCGTCCCTTGAACCAACTGCTGGAGCTCCCCGGAATGCCTTCCCAGCCGCCATTGCCTTGCAACAGAATGCCCTTGAGCCCCAGGTCCAGGGTATTGAGCGCGATGCCTCTGGCGGTCGGACGGATTTTCAGATACCAGGCACCGACCAGGTCTTGCCCCTGAAACAGTTGATTGATGGTTATATCCAGCGCCGGGATCTTCGTCGGGTCTACGGAGGCCAGGGGATCCGGAGAATTTTCGTCGGCCAGCACTTTAGGATCCGGCGCCGGCAAGCGCACCGTTTGCAGATTGATCGCAATCGGCACGCCTTTCGCATCCGGGATGCTCGCGCCGCCCTTGACCTGCTGGCTGTCGAGCTGCAGGGCCCACGCGGCAGGTTTACGGTTCAACTGCACCGACGCCTGATCGAGCGTGGTGCCGATGCCACTCAGCTTGCCAACCTTGAAGTCCGCGCTGCTGAGCAGCTGCTTGGCACTGCCGCCCGGATCCTGGCCGGCGTACTTGTCCACCAGATCTTTCCAGGGACCGACATCCAGTTCCGACAGCACGCCGCGCACCCGAAGGCCTTTGGCGCCAGGCAGGACAGCAGCGCCGCCGCCGAGGAACAACTCACCGCGACCATCGGCAAAATTGCCGGGCGGAGCGGCGAACGTGAAGTTTGCCAACTCGCCATAGTTGACCCAATAGCGCCGCTCCGGTCCCTGCAGGGTCATGCGGAACGTGGTGTCGCGTCCGGCATTGGCAGTCATGCCAAACGGTGCAGGCAAATCGATCGCCACGCCTTTGAGGCTGGAATTGACCATCAACTGGCTGTCAGGCCCGTCGAGGTTCAGTTGCAACTGATACGGGATCAAACCGGACACCGGCAACGGTTGGGTCACGCTCAACCAATCCGTGAGTTTCTTGACCTCTACCTGACCGGAAGCGCTGACACGGGTCTTGATATTACCCGGGCTGCCATCTGCGAAAATCTGCGCAGTAACCGGCCTGTCGAAGGCCCGTGCGGTGATGTTCTGTCCACTCAACCCCTTGGTGCTGTCAAAACGGAAATCACCTTTGAGTTGAGTCAATTCAAGCGAAGGGTTGGCCAGCTTCAGGCGCGCCTTGGCTGTCTTGAAGTCGACGAGAATTTTCGGCTGTTCGCCCTTTACCAAGGGAATATCCAGTTTCAACTTGCCTTGCAGATCGCCCTCGCCTTCCCATCCGGCAAAGGTGTCAGCCGTGCCGATCGGTGCTTCCTGAAGAATCTTCAAGCCATCGCCCAATCCGCCGGCGAACCCGCCGTCGAGGAACAGGTGAACGCTTTCCCCGGCCGGCGCATGGGGAATATTGACGTAGATGTCGCTGACCTGCGTGTCGAGCAACTGGCCCTTGCTGGCCAGGATTCGCACACCACTGTCTTCGACAAACACATCAC
This genomic window contains:
- the hpf gene encoding ribosome hibernation-promoting factor, HPF/YfiA family translates to MQVNISGHQLEVTEPLRTYIGEKLERLERHFDKITNVQVTMCVEKLKQKIEATLHIPGSEVVANAEHTDMYAAIDLLTDKLDKQLKKHKEKTQSLLQGATGR
- the ptsN gene encoding PTS IIA-like nitrogen regulatory protein PtsN — translated: MIRLENILTPGRSLVNVPGGSKKKALEQIANLIAREVPDLEMQDVFEALIAREKLGSTGFGNGIAIPHCRLKGCTSPISALMHLDAPIDFDAIDGAPVDLLFVLLVPQAATDAHLELLRQIASMLDRKEVREKLRSAPSNEALYQVVLSEQNGH
- the rapZ gene encoding RNase adapter RapZ, encoding MRLIIVSGRSGSGKSTALDVLEDNGYYCIDNLPAGLLPELAERALIHTELAQPLVAVSIDARNLPSHLSRFPELLEEVRSRHIKCDVLYLDADEETLLKRFSETRRRHPLSTAHRSLAEAIQDETSLLGPIADLADLKVNTTNLNLYQLRDTIKLRLLNQPDSGTAFLVESFGFKRGMPVDADLVFDVRCLPNPYWKPELRELSGLDQPVAEYLAAQPDVEEMFQDISSYLLKWLPRFAASNRAYVTIAIGCTGGHHRSVYLTERLGQVLQQSLKNVQVRHRDLS
- a CDS encoding HPr family phosphocarrier protein — its product is MPALEIEIINKLGLHARASAKFVGVAGQFKDCTIRVGRTPESTVDGKSIMAMMMLAAGKGTKIHLSTEGEQEQEALDALVKLINNYFDEGE
- the pmbA gene encoding metalloprotease PmbA, producing MSAVESVGPQALPALQEQVEQIIAEAKRQGASACEVAVSLEQGLSTSVRQREVETVEFNRDQGFGITLYVGQRKGSASTSASGPEAIRETVAAALAIAKHTSEDEASGLADAALMARDLPDFDLFHQWDITPEQAIEQALTCEAAAFAADSRIKNADGTTLSTHQGCRVYGNSHGFIGGYASTRHSLSCVMIAEADGQMQRDYWYDVNRQGNLLADPVSIGQRAAQRAASRLGARPVPTCEVPVLFSAELAGGLFGSFLSAISGGSLYRKSSFLEGTLGQKLFPEWLTIDERPHLMRAMGSSAFDGDGLATYAKPFVEKGELVSYILGTYSGRKLGMPSTANAGGVHNLFVTHGDEDQAALLRRMGRGLLVTELMGQGLNMVTGDYSRGAAGYWVENGEIQFAVQEVTIAGNMRDMFKQIVAVGNDLELRSNIRTGSVLIERMTVAGS
- the yjgA gene encoding ribosome biogenesis factor YjgA, with amino-acid sequence MVDSYDDSLDTGEKSKSQVKRELHALVDLGERLTTLKPDLLAKLPLTDAMRRALADAPKHTANIARKRHLMFIGKLMRDQDTDAILSLLDQLDASTRQYNERFHGLERWRDRLIAGDDAVLEKFVLDYPEADRQQLRSLIRQAQHELATNKPPASSRKIFKYIRELDETQRGLR
- the tldD gene encoding metalloprotease TldD is translated as MSELLSSVSEHLLAPGGVTIESLQGVLGDLAGPGIDAADLYFQGQISESWALEDGIVKEGSFNLDQGVGVRAQSGEKTGFAYSNAITLEALGAAARAARSISRAGQNGTVQAFTTADVAQLYGPDNPLEVMTRAEKVELLKRIDVATRALDPRIQQVTVSMAGVWERILVASTDGGLAADVRPLVRFNVSVIVEQNGRRERGGHGGGGRTDYRYFLSDDRAMGYAREALRQALVNLEAIPAPAGTLPVVLGSGWSGVLLHEAVGHGLEGDFNRKGSSAYSGRMGEMVASKLCTIVDDGTLAGRRGSLSVDDEGTPTECTTLIENGVLKGYMQDKLNARLMGVARTGNGRRESYAHLPMPRMTNTYMLAGESDPAEIIASVKRGIYCANLGGGQVDITSGKFVFSTSEAYLIEDGKITAPVKGATLIGNGPEAMSKVSMVGNDLALDSGVGTCGKDGQSVPVGVGQPTLKIDAITVGGTGS
- a CDS encoding carbon-nitrogen hydrolase family protein produces the protein MSFAVIQMVSQSDVLANLARARHLLEQAAAGGAQLVVLPENFAAMGRRDIADIGRAEALGEGPILPWLKQTARDLKLWIVAGTLPLPPLDQPTAKVHACSLLVNDQGETVARYDKLHLFDVDVADNRGRYRESDDYAYGSGVVLADTPVGRVGLTVCYDLRFPELYSELRAGGAQLITAPSAFTAVTGAAHWDVLIRARAIETQCYILAAAQGGTHPGPRETFGHAAIIDPWGRVLAQQDQGEAVLLAERDSSEQASIRARMPVSSHRRFFSQGAQRPASER
- a CDS encoding YhdP family protein gives rise to the protein MERLTRILAALTRWGLGLCALALVLMALYVSLGRELTPLVAEYRADVETKASAALGMPLQIGKLEGNWSGFAPILLAHDVTVGEGSNALRLDQVRAVPDVWESLLAREVRIAHLELNGLKISLKEGQDGQWALEGLPVQQDQPLDPEQLLNRMQMVAQLSVIDSQVTLQPLDQSPLTLTYVGLNLKTGASRQRLDARLTLPDGQPLAMSVRTRIRASEWKDGEAEAYLSLPQSDWSKWLPGRLTRQWNFSEIKAGGELWVTWGKGELQSAAIRLNAPQLKGAYAERKPIQINNLALNGYFQRSSEGMLVTLDSLAMNIGESRWESHLQLRQSIATDKADEVWHLQADRLDLTPLTPLMNALGPLPEGVATAIERLKVTGGLRNVLIDLRPNATDDSKFSFAANLDQVGFDAYHGAPAARNVSGSISGDLGQGELRMDSKDFVLHLDPIFAKPWQYIQANARLTWKLDKEGFTLIAPYLKVLGEEGKIAGDFLIRLHFDHTQEDYMDLRVGLVDGDGRYTAKYLPTMLSPALDEWLRTAILKGAVDQGFFQYQGSLNHGAEDSARSISLYFKVHDAELAFQPGWPHVSKVSGDVFVEDSGVRILASKGQLLDTQVSDIYVNIPHAPAGESVHLFLDGGFAGGLGDGLKILQEAPIGTADTFAGWEGEGDLQGKLKLDIPLVKGEQPKILVDFKTAKARLKLANPSLELTQLKGDFRFDSTKGLSGQNITARAFDRPVTAQIFADGSPGNIKTRVSASGQVEVKKLTDWLSVTQPLPVSGLIPYQLQLNLDGPDSQLMVNSSLKGVAIDLPAPFGMTANAGRDTTFRMTLQGPERRYWVNYGELANFTFAAPPGNFADGRGELFLGGGAAVLPGAKGLRVRGVLSELDVGPWKDLVDKYAGQDPGGSAKQLLSSADFKVGKLSGIGTTLDQASVQLNRKPAAWALQLDSQQVKGGASIPDAKGVPIAINLQTVRLPAPDPKVLADENSPDPLASVDPTKIPALDITINQLFQGQDLVGAWYLKIRPTARGIALNTLDLGLKGILLQGNGGWEGIPGSSSSWFKGRISGKNLADVLKGWGFAPSVTSEEFRMDVDGRWTGSPAWLASKRFSGTLDASLSKGQFVEVEGGAQALRVFGLLNFNSIGRRLRLDFSDLFGKGLSYDRVKGLLVATNGVYVTKEPIQMTGPSSNVELNGTLNLVGDQIDAKLLVTLPVTNNLPIAALIVGAPAIGGALFLIDKLIGDRVARFASVKYTVKGPWKEPKITYDKPF